One Oncorhynchus kisutch isolate 150728-3 linkage group LG13, Okis_V2, whole genome shotgun sequence DNA window includes the following coding sequences:
- the LOC109902656 gene encoding oocyte zinc finger protein XlCOF6-like isoform X2, producing MDPMDKYGTYESSGQPEELFDPSLHWRQVKEEADELQISTVPLRVETSQVCQNEDPDEQDTSFDPLSVIHRVTEQECGDKSMTYLKVLPSPVPVKEESEECSLLPVDEEKVALITVKEEENEDWLKSEDEDVVKVPVPWEPLETSSSCSDTEDTEDSEMESDNVQDCENNEHDDSGALKIENCSKTSLDPGMTLDTDEKANAADLSDSKKGSSSFYPCPHCTLGFTIERFFHGHLKRAHPEEYITLLKFRKIIATQATCPQCGKSFSNKYVMKTHQKSHTGEKPYHCADCGNNYVFADSLKKHRCGKGLRRQTHLTSYEMIPTVERPYTCVQCGKGYRFQTQLTSHEKSHTGERPYKCSQCGKEYRRPAHLKRHQMTHTEERPFDCLRCKKSFYRPETLKAHQKTHTGEKPYRCSLCDKCFGFSRDLKRHQLTHTRETHTGQRSYDVHECKKSSGQLEILNAHQKTHKVEKPKPYQCSQCDKCFGFSRDLRRHQLTHTGEKPFSCPQCEKCFGRKWELTYHQRTHSGERPYHCSECGQSFSLRGNFKRHQQSHTGKKTFHCTQCDKSFFRAAHLKTHLLIHNRTKTVVCSNCGKGFNHDGNLKRHQRFCMKTEQNCNAPPSVEVQI from the exons ATGGATCCAATGGATAAATATGGGACATATGAAAGCAGTGGTCAGCCAGAAGAGCTTTTT GATCCCTCACTGCATTGGAGGCAGGTCAAAGAGGAAGCTGATGAACTCCAGATTTCAACTGTGCCATTAAGAGTTGAAACATCCCAGGTTTGTCAAAATGAGGACCCGGATGAACAAGATACCTCCTTTGATCCACTTTCAGTCATCCATCGAGTCACAGAGCAAGAGTGTGGAGATAAAAGCATGACTTACCTCAAA GTGCTGCCTTCTCCAGTCCCAGTCAAAGAGGAGTCTGAAGAATGCTCCCTTCTGCCAGTAGATGAAGAGAAAGTTGCCTTAATTACAGTTAaggaagaagagaatgaagacTGGTTGAAGTCAGAAGATGAGGATGTTGTGAAAGTGCCAGTGCCTTGGGAACCGTTGGAAACATCATCATCATGCTCAGATACAGAGGATACAGAGGACAGTGAGATGGAAAGTGATAATGTGCAG GACTGTGAAAACAATGAGCATGATGATTCAGGAGCATTGAAGATTGAAAATTGCAGCAAGACATCATTGGATCCAGGGATGACACTAGATACAGATGAGAAAGCTAATGCTGCTGATTTGA GTGACTCTAAAAAGGGGTCCTCCTCCTTCTACCCATGCCCTCATTGTACGCTCGGTTTCACCATAGAACGCTTTTTTCACGGGCATCTCAAGAGGGCCCACCCTGAAGAGTACATCACTCTGCTAAAGTTTCGGAAAATCATAGCAACCCAAGCCACGTGCCCACAATGTGGCAAGAGCTTCTCCAATaaatatgttatgaaaacacatCAGAAGagtcacacaggagagaaaccatatcACTGTGCAGACTGTGGGAATAACTACGTCTTCGCTGATTCACTCAAAAAACACAGATGTGGGAAAGGATTACGAAGACAAACCCATCTGACCAGCTATGAAATGATCCCCACAGTAGAGAGACCATATACATGCGTTCAGTGTGGAAAAGGATACAGATTTCAAACCCAACTGACTAGCCATGAAAAGagccacacaggagagagaccatataaatgctctcagtgtggaaaaGAATACAGAAGACCAGCCCATCTAAAGAGACATCAAATGACCCACACTGAAGAGAGGCCATTTGATTGCCTCAGGTGTAAGAAGTCATTCTACCGGCCGGAAACTCTAAAAGCACACCAGAAAACCcatacaggagaaaagccttatcGGTGCTCTCTGTGTGACAAATGTTTTGGCTTTTCCAGAGACCTTAAGAGACATCAGTTGACACATACAAGGGAGACCCACACTGGACAGAGGTCCTATGATGTCCACGAGTGTAAGAAGTCCTCCGGCCAGCTGGAAATTCTCAATGCACACCAGAAAACACACAAAGTAGAAAAGCCTAAGCCTTATCAGTGCTCTCAGTGTGACAAATGTTTTGGCTTTTCCAGAGATCTTAGAAGACATCAGTTGACACATACAGGGGAGAAACCGTTCAGTTGCCCCCAATGTGAAAAATGTTTCGGTAGGAAATGGGAGTTGACGTACCACCAACGGACACACAGCGGAGAGaggccttaccactgctctgagTGTGGACAGAGCTTTAGCCTAAGGGGGAACTTTAAACGCCACCAGCAGAGCCACACAGGGAAGAAGACGTTTCACTGCACTCAGTGTGACAAGAGTTTCTTCAGAGCGGCTCACCTGAAAACCCATCTCCTCATTCACAATAGAACCAAAACAGTGGTCTGCTCTAACTGTGGGAAAGGGTTCAACCATGACGGGAACTTAAAACGTCACCAACGATTCTGTATGAAGACAGAGCAAAATTGTAATGCACCCCCATCTGTAGAAGTACAGATatga
- the LOC109902656 gene encoding oocyte zinc finger protein XlCOF6-like isoform X1 has translation MDPMDKYGTYESSGQPEELFDPSLHWRQVKEEADELQISTVPLRVETSQVCQNEDPDEQDTSFDPLSVIHRVTEQECGDKSMTYLKVRVLPSPVPVKEESEECSLLPVDEEKVALITVKEEENEDWLKSEDEDVVKVPVPWEPLETSSSCSDTEDTEDSEMESDNVQDCENNEHDDSGALKIENCSKTSLDPGMTLDTDEKANAADLSDSKKGSSSFYPCPHCTLGFTIERFFHGHLKRAHPEEYITLLKFRKIIATQATCPQCGKSFSNKYVMKTHQKSHTGEKPYHCADCGNNYVFADSLKKHRCGKGLRRQTHLTSYEMIPTVERPYTCVQCGKGYRFQTQLTSHEKSHTGERPYKCSQCGKEYRRPAHLKRHQMTHTEERPFDCLRCKKSFYRPETLKAHQKTHTGEKPYRCSLCDKCFGFSRDLKRHQLTHTRETHTGQRSYDVHECKKSSGQLEILNAHQKTHKVEKPKPYQCSQCDKCFGFSRDLRRHQLTHTGEKPFSCPQCEKCFGRKWELTYHQRTHSGERPYHCSECGQSFSLRGNFKRHQQSHTGKKTFHCTQCDKSFFRAAHLKTHLLIHNRTKTVVCSNCGKGFNHDGNLKRHQRFCMKTEQNCNAPPSVEVQI, from the exons ATGGATCCAATGGATAAATATGGGACATATGAAAGCAGTGGTCAGCCAGAAGAGCTTTTT GATCCCTCACTGCATTGGAGGCAGGTCAAAGAGGAAGCTGATGAACTCCAGATTTCAACTGTGCCATTAAGAGTTGAAACATCCCAGGTTTGTCAAAATGAGGACCCGGATGAACAAGATACCTCCTTTGATCCACTTTCAGTCATCCATCGAGTCACAGAGCAAGAGTGTGGAGATAAAAGCATGACTTACCTCAAAGTAAGG GTGCTGCCTTCTCCAGTCCCAGTCAAAGAGGAGTCTGAAGAATGCTCCCTTCTGCCAGTAGATGAAGAGAAAGTTGCCTTAATTACAGTTAaggaagaagagaatgaagacTGGTTGAAGTCAGAAGATGAGGATGTTGTGAAAGTGCCAGTGCCTTGGGAACCGTTGGAAACATCATCATCATGCTCAGATACAGAGGATACAGAGGACAGTGAGATGGAAAGTGATAATGTGCAG GACTGTGAAAACAATGAGCATGATGATTCAGGAGCATTGAAGATTGAAAATTGCAGCAAGACATCATTGGATCCAGGGATGACACTAGATACAGATGAGAAAGCTAATGCTGCTGATTTGA GTGACTCTAAAAAGGGGTCCTCCTCCTTCTACCCATGCCCTCATTGTACGCTCGGTTTCACCATAGAACGCTTTTTTCACGGGCATCTCAAGAGGGCCCACCCTGAAGAGTACATCACTCTGCTAAAGTTTCGGAAAATCATAGCAACCCAAGCCACGTGCCCACAATGTGGCAAGAGCTTCTCCAATaaatatgttatgaaaacacatCAGAAGagtcacacaggagagaaaccatatcACTGTGCAGACTGTGGGAATAACTACGTCTTCGCTGATTCACTCAAAAAACACAGATGTGGGAAAGGATTACGAAGACAAACCCATCTGACCAGCTATGAAATGATCCCCACAGTAGAGAGACCATATACATGCGTTCAGTGTGGAAAAGGATACAGATTTCAAACCCAACTGACTAGCCATGAAAAGagccacacaggagagagaccatataaatgctctcagtgtggaaaaGAATACAGAAGACCAGCCCATCTAAAGAGACATCAAATGACCCACACTGAAGAGAGGCCATTTGATTGCCTCAGGTGTAAGAAGTCATTCTACCGGCCGGAAACTCTAAAAGCACACCAGAAAACCcatacaggagaaaagccttatcGGTGCTCTCTGTGTGACAAATGTTTTGGCTTTTCCAGAGACCTTAAGAGACATCAGTTGACACATACAAGGGAGACCCACACTGGACAGAGGTCCTATGATGTCCACGAGTGTAAGAAGTCCTCCGGCCAGCTGGAAATTCTCAATGCACACCAGAAAACACACAAAGTAGAAAAGCCTAAGCCTTATCAGTGCTCTCAGTGTGACAAATGTTTTGGCTTTTCCAGAGATCTTAGAAGACATCAGTTGACACATACAGGGGAGAAACCGTTCAGTTGCCCCCAATGTGAAAAATGTTTCGGTAGGAAATGGGAGTTGACGTACCACCAACGGACACACAGCGGAGAGaggccttaccactgctctgagTGTGGACAGAGCTTTAGCCTAAGGGGGAACTTTAAACGCCACCAGCAGAGCCACACAGGGAAGAAGACGTTTCACTGCACTCAGTGTGACAAGAGTTTCTTCAGAGCGGCTCACCTGAAAACCCATCTCCTCATTCACAATAGAACCAAAACAGTGGTCTGCTCTAACTGTGGGAAAGGGTTCAACCATGACGGGAACTTAAAACGTCACCAACGATTCTGTATGAAGACAGAGCAAAATTGTAATGCACCCCCATCTGTAGAAGTACAGATatga
- the LOC109902656 gene encoding zinc finger protein 771-like isoform X3, with product MCNRNNIPRVSDTSENIHVTGHESVHLLKMDQYGRCESSDQPKEDPSLHWSEVKEEAEEFPISAVSLGVETSQVCQKEDPNEQDPSFDTVSDMHGVTEQECGHKGMTHLKVPASPVPVKEESEECSLLPVDEEKVALFTVKKEEDEDGLKSEDEDVVKVSVPWEPLETSSSCSDTEDTEDSDMESDNVQDCENHELDVSRGVKIKDCSRTSLDPGTLPDRDEKANAVDFSCFEGGSSFYPCPHCAIGFTIERFFLGHLKRDHPKDYIEMLKTGKIKAYKRGSLRVTPATCPQCGKSFTNKYVMQTHQRTHAGKKSHHCADCGKSFVYADALKRHRWTHAGESI from the exons ATGTGCAACCGCAATAATATTCCCCGAGTCTCGGATACTTCTGAAAACATCCATGTTACag GTCACGAGTCTGTTCATCTACTGAAGATGGATCAATATGGGAGATGTGAAAGCAGTGATCAGCCAAAAGAA GATCCCTCACTGCATTGGAGTGAGGTTAAAGAGGAGGCTGAAGAATTTCCGATTTCAGCTGTGTCGTTAGGAGTTGAAACATCCCAGGTTTGTCAAAAGGAGGACCCCAATGAACAAGATCCTTCCTTTGACACAGTTTCAGACATGCATGGAGTCACAGAGCAGGAATGTGGACATAAAGGCATGACACATCTAAAG GTGCCGGCTTCTCCAGTCCCAGTCAAAGAGGAGTCTGAAGAATGCTCCCTTCTGCCAGTAGATGAAGAGAAAGTTGCCCTATTTACAGTGAAGAAGGAAGAGGATGAAGACGGGTTGAAGTCAGAAGATGAGGATGTTGTGAAAGTGTCAGTGCCTTGGGAACCGTTGGAAACATCATCATCATGCTCAGATACAGAGGATACAGAGGACAGTGATATGGAAAGTGATAATGTGCAG GACTGTGAAAACCATGAGCTTGATGTTTCAAGAGGAGTGAAGATTAAAGATTGCAGCAGGACATCATTGGATCCAGGGACGCTACCAGATAGAGATGAGAAAGCTAATGCTGTTGATTTCA GTTGCTTTGAAGGGGGGTCCTCCTTCTACCCCTGCCCCCATTGTGCAATCGGCTTCACCATAGAACGCTTTTTCCTTGGGCACCTGAAGAGGGACCACCCTAAAGattacattgaaatgctgaagACTGGGAAAATCAAAGCCTATAAAAGAGGGAGTTTACGGGTGACCCCAGCCACATGCCCACAATGTGGCAAGAGCTTCACCAATAAATATGTTATGCAAACGCATCAGAGGACTCATGCAGGGAAGAAATCTCATCACTGTGCAgactgtgggaagagctttgTCTACGCTGATGCACTTAAAAGACACAGATGGACTCACGCTGGGGAGAGCATATAA